From Streptomyces sp. CMB-StM0423, a single genomic window includes:
- a CDS encoding right-handed parallel beta-helix repeat-containing protein: MSRSALRVMAALLGALTLLAGCSSGGDGGSDKGRRPDGAQVTIRVPGDAPTISAGVALARPGDLVLVAPGVYRESVKLDTARITLRGESRAEVVVDGQLRRPNGVVVTAPGVAVENLTVRGNTQNGVLVTGSAAAVDGLPGSGGYDTGDEPVRLLKSFLVSHVTATRNGLYGIYAFSAQNGAIEHSYTSGGADSGIYVGQCKPCRIVVRDNVSELNAVGYEGTNASGEMYVAGNRLVGNRVGLTTSSDHQEKLLPQRDAVVAGNLIADNQHPQTPEQADGGWGIGIGVDGGSDNRFIRNRITGNTNAGLVITATADLTADRNRVTDNTFAANGVDVGSTFPTATRGQGNCLQGNALQKTVPTGLVDTASCPVPATSPTPSGSWRSAAGPAGIPFTDVAAPGPQPEFPRATTAGATAVPDVPALPEIADIALPPESLLADRARVRAS, translated from the coding sequence ATGTCTCGATCGGCACTTCGCGTGATGGCGGCGTTACTGGGCGCACTGACCCTGCTGGCCGGCTGCAGCAGCGGTGGCGACGGCGGATCGGACAAGGGCCGGCGGCCGGACGGTGCGCAGGTGACGATCCGCGTGCCCGGCGACGCCCCGACGATCTCGGCCGGAGTGGCCCTGGCCCGGCCCGGTGACCTGGTGCTGGTGGCTCCGGGTGTGTACCGCGAGTCGGTGAAGCTCGACACGGCCCGCATCACGCTGCGGGGCGAGTCCCGGGCCGAGGTGGTCGTCGATGGTCAGTTGCGGCGGCCGAACGGGGTGGTCGTCACCGCGCCCGGCGTGGCCGTGGAGAACCTGACCGTGCGGGGGAACACGCAGAACGGGGTGCTGGTCACCGGTTCGGCGGCGGCGGTCGACGGGCTGCCGGGCAGCGGCGGTTACGACACCGGTGACGAACCCGTCAGGCTCCTGAAGTCGTTCCTGGTCTCGCATGTGACCGCGACCCGCAACGGTCTGTACGGCATCTACGCGTTCTCCGCGCAGAACGGCGCCATCGAGCACTCCTACACATCGGGCGGGGCGGACTCGGGGATCTATGTCGGCCAGTGCAAGCCGTGCCGGATCGTGGTACGGGACAACGTCTCCGAACTCAACGCGGTCGGTTACGAAGGCACCAACGCCAGCGGCGAGATGTACGTCGCCGGCAACCGCCTGGTCGGCAACCGCGTCGGGCTGACCACCAGCTCCGACCACCAGGAGAAACTGCTCCCACAGCGCGACGCCGTCGTCGCCGGCAACCTGATCGCGGACAATCAGCACCCGCAGACGCCCGAACAGGCCGACGGCGGCTGGGGCATCGGCATCGGCGTCGACGGCGGCAGCGACAACCGGTTCATCCGCAACCGGATCACCGGCAACACCAACGCCGGACTCGTGATCACCGCGACCGCCGACCTGACGGCGGACCGCAACCGGGTCACGGACAACACCTTCGCCGCCAACGGCGTCGACGTCGGCTCGACGTTCCCCACCGCCACCCGCGGGCAGGGCAACTGCCTGCAAGGGAACGCGCTTCAAAAGACCGTACCCACCGGGCTCGTGGACACCGCGTCCTGCCCGGTTCCCGCCACATCACCCACACCCTCCGGCAGTTGGCGGAGCGCGGCAGGGCCCGCGGGCATCCCGTTCACCGACGTGGCCGCGCCGGGTCCGCAGCCGGAGTTCCCGCGTGCCACCACCGCGGGCGCCACCGCCGTGCCGGACGTTCCGGCGCTGCCGGAGATCGCGGACATCGCGCTGCCGCCGGAGTCGCTGCTCGCCGACCGTGCGCGGGTGCGGGCCTCGTGA
- a CDS encoding DUF2510 domain-containing protein has translation MSGMAPAGWYPDPDRSDDESPRERRWDGEGWTDEVRPAAVAADVPAQSPDGATGADGAADGAADGARGPDGPAAPPAPGAAPQDAPAGGIPGGMPPPGGMHGAPTEVISGGHAEPLGPEGPYAKKRWTGRRPLALGIAIGVAAAALVGGGIAGGYAMWGDDDGDKAGGGGPVVYGPDGEPRSPAPGEGPGGGPDGGSGGSGGGPGGGPGQSPGPQDPEGGEEDPGNPDGGQPPMEIPSEDGFATDLASGIKIPVPDGWKGQSGQIGASVSVGEYKCPTSPKDTCVRGGVNSAPALALGIDATSPKSIAEKDIEPNAEASYGDEAYGGITSHDEVESGEVEVAGEEGYLVRWKVVTKEGDDGYVQSLAFPSPANPDTLVLVRAGFDIGDEAPALDELEEITDGIKKSEGGAGLPGGGQPASFTPAAAARS, from the coding sequence ATGAGTGGTATGGCACCTGCAGGGTGGTATCCCGACCCGGACCGCAGCGACGACGAGTCGCCGAGGGAGCGGAGGTGGGACGGTGAAGGCTGGACGGACGAGGTCAGGCCCGCTGCTGTCGCCGCAGATGTCCCTGCGCAGAGCCCCGATGGGGCCACCGGGGCCGACGGGGCCGCCGACGGGGCTGCCGACGGGGCCCGGGGCCCTGACGGGCCCGCGGCGCCCCCGGCCCCCGGTGCCGCCCCGCAGGACGCTCCGGCCGGCGGCATCCCCGGCGGCATGCCTCCGCCCGGCGGTATGCACGGGGCGCCCACCGAAGTCATATCCGGCGGCCACGCCGAACCGCTCGGCCCCGAGGGGCCGTACGCCAAGAAGCGCTGGACGGGCAGGCGCCCGCTCGCGCTCGGCATCGCCATCGGCGTGGCCGCCGCGGCCCTCGTCGGCGGCGGCATCGCCGGCGGGTACGCGATGTGGGGCGACGACGACGGCGACAAGGCCGGCGGCGGTGGCCCCGTGGTCTACGGCCCGGACGGCGAGCCCCGTTCGCCGGCCCCCGGCGAGGGCCCGGGCGGCGGGCCCGACGGCGGCTCCGGCGGTTCCGGCGGCGGCCCGGGCGGCGGGCCCGGCCAGTCGCCCGGGCCGCAGGACCCCGAGGGCGGCGAGGAGGACCCCGGCAACCCCGACGGCGGGCAGCCGCCGATGGAGATCCCCAGCGAGGACGGCTTCGCCACCGACCTGGCCAGCGGCATCAAGATCCCGGTGCCCGACGGCTGGAAGGGGCAGTCCGGGCAGATAGGCGCCTCGGTGTCGGTCGGCGAGTACAAGTGCCCGACGTCGCCGAAGGACACCTGCGTACGCGGCGGGGTGAACTCCGCGCCCGCCCTCGCCCTCGGCATCGACGCCACCAGCCCGAAGAGCATCGCCGAGAAGGACATCGAACCCAACGCGGAGGCGTCGTACGGCGACGAGGCGTACGGCGGCATCACCTCGCACGACGAGGTGGAGTCCGGCGAGGTCGAGGTGGCCGGCGAGGAGGGCTACCTGGTGCGCTGGAAGGTCGTGACGAAGGAGGGCGACGACGGCTACGTGCAGTCGCTCGCGTTCCCGTCCCCGGCCAACCCGGACACGCTGGTCCTCGTCCGGGCCGGCTTCGACATCGGCGACGAGGCGCCCGCGCTGGACGAGCTGGAAGAGATCACGGACGGCATCAAGAAGTCCGAGGGCGGCGCGGGCCTCCCGGGCGGCGGCCAGCCGGCGAGCTTCACGCCGGCGGCGGCCGCCCGGAGCTGA
- a CDS encoding DUF6351 family protein encodes MRPRRALLVPLSAALAALLALPLTAQAAAPQASQRIGLDVLSSRPGSVTGGDALLRVAAPDPAAVEIRLNGEDVTALFAPDGPGAVSGVVDGVRDGRNTVTATAPGHRAARLTLTGHPAEGPVFSGPHQQPFVCETGTFRLPVVGGTLGDPLDADCSAETRVDYFYRNTAGVYTAWPAGATGYPADVGRTTTSTGRTVPFIVRMETGTANRGIYQSTILHDPLAEPDPDPRTRPAGWNGRAVYTLGGGCIGGWYRQGNTTGGVTDTHMLGRGYAVMSSSLNVFGANCHDLTAAETAMMVKERFTEAYGPVDHTIGFGCSGGSYQAYQIVDNYPGILDGILPACSFPDVGFAMTNRVTDTRLLTEYFAGDTDLAWTEEQKRAVTGFASYAVATGTQGDATRIDPTGNCGVLPEELRYDPETNPRGARCDLYDHAINVYGPDPRTGFARRPLDNVGVQYGLGALAAGTIGKEQFLELNERVGGYDHDARIVDARTTADPIATRTAYRTGRLTNGGGGLADVPIIEYRAYVDDAPRGDTHLRYYSLSMRKRLAKANGTAANMVSLMEDNRYGGQSTASPLVRHSLAMMDRWLTNLDADTSAAPRIDRIVAARPAELREGCNTRDAEPRFVAEALDRDPDSTCERLYPSNSFPREVAGEDIATDVIKCRTEPPRRDTYASEYGVTWTDAEWRRLRAVFDRGVCDYSRTGVGQQGLAGTWLSF; translated from the coding sequence ATGCGCCCACGCCGTGCTCTGCTCGTCCCCCTCTCCGCAGCGCTCGCCGCTCTCCTCGCCCTCCCGCTCACCGCCCAGGCCGCCGCCCCCCAGGCATCCCAGCGCATCGGCCTCGACGTGCTCTCCAGCCGCCCCGGCTCCGTCACCGGCGGCGACGCCCTGCTCCGCGTCGCCGCCCCCGACCCCGCCGCCGTGGAGATCCGGCTCAACGGGGAGGACGTCACCGCGCTCTTCGCCCCCGATGGCCCCGGCGCCGTGTCCGGCGTCGTCGACGGGGTACGCGACGGGCGCAACACCGTCACCGCCACCGCCCCCGGCCACCGCGCCGCCCGGCTCACGCTCACCGGCCACCCCGCCGAGGGCCCCGTCTTCTCCGGGCCGCACCAGCAGCCCTTCGTCTGCGAGACCGGCACCTTCCGGCTGCCCGTCGTCGGCGGCACCCTCGGCGACCCGCTCGACGCCGACTGCTCCGCGGAGACCCGCGTCGACTACTTCTACCGGAACACCGCCGGCGTCTACACCGCCTGGCCCGCCGGCGCCACCGGCTACCCCGCCGACGTCGGCCGCACCACCACCTCCACCGGCCGCACCGTCCCGTTCATCGTGCGGATGGAGACCGGCACCGCCAACCGCGGCATCTACCAGTCCACGATCCTCCACGACCCCCTCGCCGAGCCGGACCCCGATCCCCGCACCCGCCCCGCCGGCTGGAACGGCCGCGCCGTCTACACCCTCGGCGGCGGCTGCATCGGCGGCTGGTACCGGCAGGGCAACACCACCGGCGGGGTCACCGACACCCACATGCTCGGGCGCGGGTACGCCGTCATGTCCTCGTCCCTCAACGTCTTCGGCGCCAACTGCCACGACCTCACCGCCGCCGAGACCGCCATGATGGTCAAGGAGCGGTTCACCGAGGCGTACGGGCCCGTCGACCACACCATCGGCTTCGGCTGCTCCGGCGGCTCGTACCAGGCGTACCAGATCGTGGACAACTACCCCGGCATCCTCGACGGCATCCTGCCCGCCTGCTCCTTCCCCGACGTCGGCTTCGCGATGACGAACAGGGTCACCGACACCCGGCTGCTCACCGAGTACTTCGCCGGGGACACGGACCTGGCCTGGACCGAGGAGCAGAAGCGCGCCGTCACCGGCTTCGCCTCGTACGCCGTCGCCACCGGCACCCAGGGCGACGCCACGCGCATCGACCCGACGGGCAACTGCGGCGTGCTGCCCGAGGAACTGCGGTACGACCCGGAGACCAACCCCCGCGGCGCCCGCTGCGACCTCTACGACCACGCCATCAACGTCTACGGCCCCGATCCGCGCACCGGCTTCGCCCGCCGCCCGCTCGACAACGTCGGCGTGCAGTACGGCCTCGGCGCCCTCGCCGCCGGGACGATCGGCAAGGAGCAGTTCCTGGAGCTGAACGAGCGCGTCGGCGGCTACGACCACGACGCCCGGATCGTCGACGCCCGTACCACCGCCGACCCGATCGCCACCCGCACCGCGTACCGCACCGGCCGGCTCACCAACGGCGGCGGGGGTCTCGCGGACGTGCCGATCATCGAGTACCGCGCGTACGTGGACGACGCCCCCCGCGGCGACACCCACCTGCGCTACTACTCGCTGTCCATGCGCAAGCGGCTGGCGAAGGCCAACGGCACCGCGGCCAACATGGTCTCCCTCATGGAGGACAACCGCTACGGCGGCCAGAGCACCGCCAGCCCCCTCGTCCGCCACTCCCTCGCGATGATGGACCGCTGGCTCACGAACCTCGACGCCGACACCTCCGCCGCCCCGCGCATCGACAGGATCGTGGCGGCCAGGCCCGCGGAGCTGCGGGAGGGCTGCAACACCCGGGACGCCGAGCCGCGGTTCGTCGCCGAGGCGCTGGACCGCGACCCGGACAGCACCTGCGAGCGGCTCTACCCGTCGAACTCCTTCCCGCGCGAGGTCGCGGGCGAGGACATCGCCACGGACGTGATCAAGTGCCGTACGGAGCCGCCGCGGCGGGACACGTACGCGAGCGAGTACGGCGTGACGTGGACGGACGCCGAGTGGCGGCGGCTGCGGGCCGTCTTCGACCGGGGCGTCTGCGACTACTCCAGGACGGGGGTGGGGCAGCAGGGGCTCGCGGGGACCTGGCTCTCCTTCTGA
- a CDS encoding SdrD B-like domain-containing protein, which yields MPLRGVVRPGLAALLLVGGGTGTLLTGAGQASASASDGSLTVQVLRDFFGTGVINSTMDVPQRGMKVDVSDPAGHHVTGVTDATGKVVVPPSSELTGGRYRVDVTVPAPYSDYLRAAPASTAPNHFDSFTTFVDVSDGKDDSVITGVWDPADYALPDSRYFVPIQSGAGGTDTRALVAFGTDVRGNCPDQQACPEVLNTQDQVGTTYGLAYDKHRDQLFQSAFARRYTEYGPEGGDAIYTVPADGGGAPKLFAKVPGATETPHDTGNLIKDAGFTDAPGKESIGSLDLSEDGSTLYAVNLLTRSLVSFDATKPTASAPKATVPIPDPGCASADDWRPFSVATHNNTLYVGGVCSAESTQDRADLKAVVATYDGEEFTTVLSQPLDFERGSVLTSNSGRDQVNHWNPWNTSLEDWDAFNVSGAMIDPQPELASLAFTREGSLILGFRDRFMDVVSWGGLDPRPGNDTPQNGMSGGDINMACATPTGGYEWEGTGNCPDHATDPTLDGAQPSGVVEYFPGDFFPNGGSATQPGPHQESSLGSVAYIPQQQWAVSTQMDPTGQVITSGTGYYDVATGLGPGNDPAANAYQFVGPNQNGFGKAGGLGDIAYAAANAPIQIGNVVWFDGDHNGVQDAGHVLLPDATINLLDADGEKVATTTTDAAGEYYFGGAGAEYELTPGAKYTVQFDVCTADTGEVPGRPAADDLRFTLPRAGDDRVHDSNVTPPANGRLCNGYAPVTAPTRPGGVDHTIDAGVYVPEEAPPTPTPPTPTPPETDPPASDPPATEPPGTESPTPSPAPPTGPAPNTPAPAGDRKPGSLADTGSSGLGEILALAALLAGAGAAAVLVSRRRRARHR from the coding sequence ATGCCATTACGTGGAGTGGTGCGTCCAGGGCTGGCCGCCCTCTTACTGGTGGGCGGCGGCACGGGCACGCTCTTGACCGGTGCCGGGCAGGCCAGCGCCTCGGCCTCCGACGGCAGCCTGACCGTCCAGGTGCTGCGGGACTTCTTCGGCACCGGCGTGATCAACTCGACCATGGACGTGCCGCAGCGGGGAATGAAGGTCGACGTCAGCGACCCCGCCGGCCATCACGTCACCGGCGTCACGGACGCCACCGGAAAGGTCGTCGTACCGCCGTCGAGCGAGCTGACCGGCGGCCGTTACCGCGTCGACGTCACCGTCCCGGCGCCCTACAGCGACTACCTGCGGGCGGCGCCCGCCTCGACCGCGCCGAACCACTTCGACAGCTTCACCACGTTCGTGGACGTCTCGGACGGCAAGGACGACTCGGTCATCACCGGGGTCTGGGACCCGGCCGACTACGCACTGCCCGATTCCCGCTACTTCGTGCCGATCCAGAGCGGTGCCGGCGGGACGGACACCCGGGCACTGGTGGCGTTCGGGACGGACGTCCGCGGCAACTGCCCCGACCAGCAGGCATGCCCGGAGGTGCTCAACACGCAGGACCAGGTGGGCACGACCTACGGGTTGGCCTACGACAAGCACCGCGACCAGCTCTTCCAGTCGGCCTTCGCCCGGCGGTACACCGAGTACGGGCCGGAGGGCGGTGACGCGATCTACACCGTGCCGGCAGACGGCGGCGGCGCCCCGAAGCTGTTCGCGAAGGTGCCGGGCGCCACGGAGACGCCGCACGACACCGGCAACCTGATCAAGGACGCCGGGTTCACCGACGCACCGGGCAAGGAGAGCATCGGCAGCCTGGACCTGTCGGAGGACGGCTCGACCCTGTACGCGGTGAACCTGCTCACCCGCAGCCTCGTCAGCTTCGACGCGACCAAGCCCACGGCCTCCGCGCCCAAGGCGACCGTGCCGATCCCCGACCCGGGCTGCGCGTCGGCCGACGACTGGCGCCCGTTCAGCGTCGCCACCCACAACAACACCCTCTACGTCGGGGGCGTCTGCAGCGCGGAGAGCACTCAGGACCGCGCGGACCTGAAGGCCGTCGTCGCCACCTATGACGGCGAGGAGTTCACCACCGTCCTGTCCCAGCCGCTGGACTTCGAGCGCGGGAGCGTGCTCACCAGCAACTCCGGGCGCGACCAGGTCAACCACTGGAACCCGTGGAACACCTCTCTGGAGGACTGGGACGCCTTCAACGTGAGCGGCGCGATGATCGATCCGCAGCCGGAGCTGGCCAGTCTGGCCTTCACCCGCGAAGGCTCGCTGATCCTCGGCTTCCGCGACCGGTTCATGGACGTCGTGAGCTGGGGCGGGCTGGATCCCAGGCCGGGCAACGACACCCCGCAGAACGGCATGTCCGGCGGCGACATCAACATGGCCTGCGCCACGCCCACCGGCGGGTACGAGTGGGAAGGCACCGGAAACTGCCCCGACCACGCCACGGACCCCACCCTTGACGGGGCCCAGCCCAGCGGCGTCGTCGAGTACTTCCCGGGTGACTTCTTCCCGAACGGCGGCTCCGCGACCCAACCGGGTCCGCACCAGGAGTCCTCGCTGGGATCGGTCGCCTACATCCCGCAGCAGCAGTGGGCCGTCAGCACGCAGATGGACCCGACCGGCCAGGTCATCACCAGCGGTACCGGCTACTACGACGTCGCCACCGGCCTCGGCCCCGGCAACGATCCGGCGGCCAACGCCTACCAGTTCGTCGGTCCGAACCAGAACGGGTTCGGCAAGGCCGGCGGCCTGGGCGACATCGCGTACGCCGCGGCGAACGCACCGATCCAGATCGGCAACGTGGTGTGGTTCGACGGCGATCACAACGGCGTCCAGGACGCCGGGCACGTGCTGCTGCCGGACGCGACGATCAACCTGCTGGACGCCGACGGCGAGAAGGTCGCCACGACCACGACCGACGCCGCCGGTGAGTACTACTTCGGTGGTGCCGGAGCGGAGTACGAGCTGACTCCGGGCGCCAAGTACACCGTGCAGTTCGATGTGTGCACGGCGGACACCGGCGAGGTGCCGGGCCGGCCGGCCGCCGACGACCTGCGGTTCACCCTGCCGCGGGCCGGTGACGACCGGGTGCACGACTCCAATGTGACCCCGCCGGCCAATGGCCGGCTGTGCAACGGGTACGCCCCGGTCACCGCGCCGACCAGGCCGGGAGGGGTTGATCACACGATCGACGCCGGCGTGTACGTTCCGGAGGAGGCACCGCCGACACCCACCCCGCCGACACCCACGCCCCCGGAAACCGACCCGCCGGCAAGCGATCCCCCGGCAACCGAGCCGCCGGGAACCGAGTCCCCGACACCGTCACCGGCGCCCCCGACGGGCCCGGCGCCCAACACCCCGGCGCCGGCAGGCGACCGGAAACCGGGTTCGCTCGCCGACACCGGCTCGTCCGGCCTGGGAGAGATTCTCGCCCTCGCCGCCCTGCTGGCCGGTGCGGGTGCGGCAGCCGTCCTGGTCAGCCGTCGTAGGCGCGCCAGGCACCGCTGA
- a CDS encoding Dyp-type peroxidase, with amino-acid sequence MDRVDRPPSRRAFLDVTGATVAAGLVAAGCSGGSAGPGRPGPSAAAESTSVPATGRHQAGVTSPGSAQRNLLAVVADLGTAVSPGPLLAELGEAVRSLTAGSDPRLLGLSPGDLTVTVGVGPRLVRTADASLPGAVDLPRFSRERIAPQARGGDLLLQICADDALLLPVVAAALLDQAGDRVRERWRQSGRRGTDVPVAKGRTAPRNLLGFIDGIVGPHTDAEQERDLWLAGPPAVAGGTLAVLRRMELALTRFAALSVAEQEAVFGRRRASGAPLSGGTVASGPELGAKTPDGRYLVPVDAHVRRANPTAVGVGHMLRRSYSTDEPAPGLLFISFQNDLRTFTATLTRMDNSDALLPFTTTTAGATFLILPGFDRQHPLGSSLFR; translated from the coding sequence ATGGACCGCGTCGATCGCCCCCCGTCCCGCCGCGCGTTCCTCGACGTCACCGGTGCCACGGTGGCCGCCGGTCTCGTCGCCGCCGGGTGCTCAGGGGGCTCCGCCGGGCCGGGCCGGCCCGGTCCTTCCGCGGCGGCCGAGTCCACGTCCGTTCCGGCGACGGGCCGGCATCAGGCGGGCGTCACGTCTCCCGGGTCGGCCCAGCGCAACCTGCTGGCCGTGGTGGCCGACCTCGGCACCGCGGTGTCGCCGGGCCCGTTACTGGCCGAACTCGGCGAGGCCGTCCGCAGCCTCACCGCCGGGTCCGACCCGCGGCTGCTGGGCCTGTCCCCGGGTGACCTGACCGTGACCGTCGGCGTGGGTCCGCGGCTGGTGCGGACGGCGGATGCCTCACTGCCCGGCGCGGTCGACCTCCCGAGGTTCTCCCGCGAGCGGATCGCTCCGCAGGCACGCGGCGGTGATCTGCTGTTACAGATCTGCGCCGACGACGCGCTGCTCCTGCCGGTCGTCGCCGCCGCGCTCCTGGACCAGGCCGGCGACCGCGTCCGCGAACGGTGGCGGCAGTCCGGACGCCGCGGTACGGACGTGCCGGTCGCCAAGGGCCGTACCGCACCGCGCAACCTGCTCGGTTTCATCGACGGCATCGTGGGCCCGCACACGGACGCCGAGCAGGAACGTGACCTGTGGCTGGCCGGGCCGCCCGCGGTCGCCGGCGGCACCCTGGCCGTACTGCGGCGCATGGAACTCGCCCTGACACGGTTCGCCGCCCTGTCCGTCGCCGAGCAGGAGGCGGTCTTCGGGCGGCGCCGCGCCAGCGGCGCACCCCTCTCCGGCGGCACCGTCGCCTCCGGCCCGGAACTGGGCGCCAAGACACCCGACGGGCGCTATCTGGTCCCCGTGGACGCCCACGTGCGCAGGGCGAACCCCACCGCGGTCGGCGTCGGCCACATGCTCCGCCGTTCCTACAGCACCGACGAGCCGGCCCCCGGCCTGCTCTTCATCAGCTTCCAGAACGACCTGCGGACCTTCACGGCCACGCTCACCCGCATGGACAATTCCGACGCACTGCTGCCCTTCACCACCACGACGGCCGGCGCGACCTTCCTGATCCTCCCCGGCTTCGACCGGCAACACCCGCTCGGTTCCTCCCTGTTCCGCTGA